The Triticum urartu cultivar G1812 chromosome 5, Tu2.1, whole genome shotgun sequence genome contains the following window.
aggaattcctaatttctcaggatttttggaattatagaagtattcgagagttacatattactatagactgttctgtttttgatagattatGTTTTttatgtgttgtttacttattttgatgaatctatgagtagtatcggagggtacgaaccatatagaagttggaatacaatagatattacaccaatataaataaataatgagttcacaacattaccaaaagtggtgattttatttccttatacTAACTGAgtttacgagttttctgttgagttttgtgttgtgaagttttcatgttttgggtaaagatttgatggaatatggaataaggagtggaaagagcctaagaatgggtatgcccaaggcaccccaaggtacaaccaagagcctaagcttggggatgccccggaaggcacccctcttttgtcttcgttcatcggtgactttacttggagctatatttttattcaccacatgatatgtgttttgcttggagcgtcattttcttttattaggatttgcttgatgttatttagagtaatattttgcatcttttacttcaataaaaaggtcaagtatagcctttaccatgcttatttttcAAGTCTATATGTTGCTATTTTAAAAATAGAAAGTTTGCtgttatgttttgaatatttgtgaatagtcaggacatgataaaatcttgaaatttttacacaatgAGTAAAAACAAATTATCTACTGTGTGGTtatttttaagaatttttggagttagtgAAGTATGATTCcacttgcattctttacagactgttctgtttagacagattgctgctatgtttgcatatgtttacttatttaatgattctatttaaggataggagtattaaatatgcagaggtaTTTAGTACGCAATGTCAAATTAtcattttagtgattttctacagtagagaatgataaggttttgcgttgatttatactaacttatctcacgagttcttaagaattagggttgtttgagagagaccatcttcatcctacgcctcccacggattgaaaaaaccttaggtcatccacttgggGGAAATTTattactgtcctacaaacctttgcacttggaggcccaacaacgtctacaagaagaagattgtgtagtagacatcaaccaccaccacccgAAGTCCTCCACAGGGGATGAAGCAACTAGATCCTCCCTGCCACCATCCCCGGCGGCCACACGGCGTTCCGTCACCCCCCACCGGTGACGGCGAGGGAGAGGAGAAGAGGAAGGGAGCCATCACGATGGGCTAGGTTTTGCGTCGCCCATGCGGAGCCAAGGGACGGAGGTCTCTCTCTCTTGAAGAGATCTGTTCAGTAGCACACAAATTCATGTTAGATGAATTATTCATGACGTGCATAGTCCCTTGTTATTTAATTGGTTTTGTATTGTTTAGGTGATAGCCCTTTTGAAGAAACTTCCAGTGATACTCACGTCCTCGATTTTTAACTACTCAATTCACTTTTCATTTAATGAAAGGATAAAGCCATGCACGTTGCTTGAAAAGAAATTATTTTCTTCCTGCTTTAAGCCTAGATAAAGCCGCACACGAGCCACACGTTAGTCAGGTTGATTGATGTTTCGTTTGCATCTTCTCTTTCCGTTCTTCTGTTAGCATTTTTCACTTTTCACTTTCAACTTTCCTGAAGAACAAGAATAAGGAATATGATATTAAAAAGGCAAAGTTGAATGGTTATTCAACATCACCTTTCTTGAAGAACAAGAACATGTGAAACAACCCTAGTTGATGAGGATATGGCGTCCGAGCCTTGCCAACTAGGCAAGGGGCGGGCACACCATCTCTAGATGGGCCGAATCAACCACTCGGGCCAGGGCTCCAATCGGCCGGCCCACCATCCAACGGGCCATGATAATAGACGTCCATCGGCGTACAACATGGCCCGGGCCAATCCGATGACACAAGCCCACCTTATTAGCCGACCCGAGCCATGTAACCCTATCTCGACCAGCTATATAAAGCGACAGGGACATTTCTGGCAGGAGGCGTTCTAACACATCCGAGAGCCTTCAAGTGATAGGGTTTTGCACCTACACCTTCTTCCTTAGCTGCCACTGCGGCTAGGAACTTGTAATCCAAGAAACAACTCTCTTCGACGATCTTCCCTATTAACGACGAGCACTCGAGCAATACAACCATCATAGGCAAAATTAGGGTGTTACCTACCGGGGGAGGGGACCGAACCTGTGTAAGCTGCTTGTCTCCTCTGCCACAATCTCGATCCGCCACTCTCACCCATCCGGAAAAATATGTCGGCACTTGACGGTACTGCCGGTCTTAGAACACCGACACTAGGGCCGGCCCCCATCACCCCATCTTTCTCCCTTCTCTCCTCCCCGTCATCTGGAGGCACCTCTGGGAAAAGCTGAAGCGACATTTGCTGTGGTGGCCCTTTTTTCCTCAGAAGATGCGGAGTCTTGCGGGGCCACTAGGCGTCGACAGAGGTGAGGGTTCAATCCTGAGAATTAATTGGTGCAGAGGCGGCACCGAAGCATGGTGCCAACTATCAAGGAGGTGCATGTGTGTCGCGTGGTGCCAATTATCACGGAGGTGCGGGTGCGCCACATGATGCCAATTATCACATAGGCATGGACGCGGGCTTTATCGACTGCGCACTAGCATTGAATGCTCGGTGGTATGATGGCGTGGATACGGTGGTCAGCTGCACGTGGAACCACAAACCTGCATGTTGACAAGTGTTGACTGTGGCGGTTGGCCAGATGTGACTCCATCGCGAGTGCAGATCTAGACTCAAGCTGGTCGCGGCGTACGCGCGACAATATAGTGGCGTGGGCTGCAAGGTGTTACCATGGCACTCATGGATACCACCAATGAGACGGTGGTGCGACAGTGACAGAAAGCGATATGATGACATCTTCTCTTCCGATGAAATCTCCTTTAGCTAGCCAGTTTTGTGTGAGAAGAGGTAGATTATAATGTTGGCAATTGAGATCGAGGCTGTATTTCTCTCTTGGTAAGAACCATGATTTAGTCTTTTTCTTAGATTAGGCACAATAGATAGATGTGCTCACGCTGTATTATTTGTTGAATGTGTTGGCTTAAAATTTTGCTTTGGGGTCGGTGCTTTGGATTTGGTTAACCAGTCGGGCGAGCGATGATTCCTTCTCAAAGACATTGCCTTGGAATCTTATGCCATTTGTTACCTTAATCATTGGACTATAGTCCATTGTCATAGGTTTTCCGACTTTTCATAGAATGCATAGATTTTACCGCCAGCTAATCTATTGTCCATTGTGATTTTTTTGGCCTGTTTGCTCGGCTTTGATTTGGGCCGTTATTTTTAACAAATAATAGTAGTAGTATTTGACAATGTTTGTGCATTAATCGACGTAGAGGCCTTTATTtgttttaaaataaataaatataacTTCATATTTCAAATTTCTAAAACACAAATGCTGAAAAGGAGCGTGAGACAAACATGCCGTCCCGGAAGGTTTGTGCGAACTAACCTTTGTTGCCATGTTTTCATCTAGCCTATCGATCTATATGCACCCGCTAGCACACATAATTAGCACGTCAGTCGCGTGTAAACACCTCAGTCATAGTGGGCGGTGGTGGAAGCACGATCAAGCATTCTCTCGTGTCTGTGAATCAATTTGTGGTTGGATGGTATTCCCAGCCGATCAGGGTTCAAATCCCGGTGCTCAtattatttctggatttatttcagaatttttggcgatgtgctttcagtgggaggagacgtttccGTCGACTATGAGGCACCTACGATGACTTCGTAagtctcaagatgatatgccaaCTCAGTCTCTCGAAGATGCTCATAGGGATAAGACATGTGTGTATGCGTGTatgtatgagcgcttgcgtctgtatTGTGTTAAGAAAAAACATTCTCTCACGTCTGCTGGCGCAAAGACCTACACTACTGCTTGGTTTGGTCGAGTCCAGTGGCGGAGCTTGAAAGAAATTTCAGGAGGGGCGAAGAAATCTCAAACGGGCTGCATAGCACAAAGCTTCAAATATGCTCGCCCCAAGTCATCTCTTGGATTACCTGGATATTGTCAAATTTGTGGACGTAGACACGTAGTGTTGGACCCCGCTGCAAAAATTCAATCCCTCAAAGTAGGACTTCATTTGTCTGATGGCCTTATTGTTGCGGCATCGGAGGATGTGGTCCGTGTTGCTCAAATTCCAGCAACAACAGAGGAGGCTGAACATGTATTGCTTCTGTTTGTGTTGGTTTGTCAACTTTACATTCAACTGAATCGCCTcactttttttttgaaaaatacATAAATTGTTTTCCCTCAAGAATTGTATTCACCGTTTTTCTGTGAAGGACATTTTCTATTCAGCACAAAATCCATGACCTAATTAGAATTTTCCCCAACTAAGAAAGAAAATGCAGAATTAAAATACTCTAAATTTCCACAGTTTGTAGAGGGGGGAGACAGAGAGAGCCAGCGAGAGCAATTTGTTCACCAGCTCACTTCGGAACTGCGCGCGGCGCCGGTGTTGCCTGATTCTGTTTGCGTCCGTGCGGCAGCAATGAGAAGTCAGGACTCAGCAGATAGGAGCGGAGATGTCTCTGACCAGCAACGACCAATCCCTAGCCGTTCGGCGTTCGCCTGCCAGCGGCCAACCTCCACGCCGACAAGCCACAGCGGCCGCCGGCCAGTCCGCCGGTACGGTGCCCCATCCCCACTCTCAGGCGTCAGCTGTCACAGGTCAAACGTGAAATCTTATAGCACGTTTGGTTCCTGGGCAAGCTCTTGCCTTGCCTCGCAAAGCAAAGAAGCTAAGCATTTGGTTCCTCGGCAACTGGTCTCCTTACCCGCAGTTTCCAGATTTTTCTACGTTTGTGTGAGCGAGCCGATTTGGCTAGCCTCCGTTGGCAAGGCTAGCCTTGCCCGACAAGGTGAGCGGGCGAGAGATCCAAACACTCCCTTAATTGCTCTCGCTCGCTTCGCTGGGTGCAACGAGTAGATAAGAAAATGGGCCTTGTGGGCTGTAAAAAATGGGCCCAGGTTCGCCCCCACGAAGCTCCGCCGTTGGTCGAGTCCACCACGAAATCGGGTCAAGAGCTCGCCAGCCAACTCACCAACCTTCCTTCACGCCGGTCGCCGTATACCACCAGGTCATATATCTATCGAAATCAAATCAAAAATCAGtcgcaaaaagaaaaatcaaccAGGAGGAACCCGACAACGGAAAGAGTAGCAGACGAGCGGATCCACCAGAGACGAGACGAAAGCGACGTGCTAGGGAAAGAGGAGAGAGGCTGCGTGGAATTCCAACGCCAACCCCAACCGAGAATGCGGTCGGGTCGCCGGTGCGCCATGACCAGACGACGTCGACCCGCCCATGTTTCCACGCCGCGAAGCTCCCTCGAACCCCCCCGCGCGCGCGCACGACAACAAGGCACGAACCGGCGACCGCTCGGTCGGTCCGGCGTTTCCACCACGCCTCCCTGCTTCCGGGAACCTTCCTCGCTCCCGGCTTTCTTCCCAAGTCCCGGCCGTCGTCCGTCCCCCCTTCCAACTTCTTTCCCGCCTTCTCGCGAGGCTACCCGGGACTATATATGCAAGCCTTCCGGCTCGGCAAATAGCATCCAGCACGCAGCGACAATTCTCATCTCGGAGGCGAGCAAGAAGCAAGCACCAAGGCAACCAGAGCGGAGGAAACAGGCACAGACAGAGTGACATGGACATGGAGATGACATCTTCCTCGGCGCCGGCAGCGTCCTACTTCAACTTCTCCGTGGCGCAGGCCGTGGTGACCATCTCCATCAACGTCGTCCTCGTCTGGCTCTCCGCCCTCGTCAagtcctccacctcctcctcctcctccgccagCCGCCGCTCGGCCGCCCCCGCGCCGGAGCCGGAGCCAGCGCAGCCTGCGCCGGCGAGTGGCGCCTCGGAGGTCGACCTGGACGTGGTTCTCGGGGTGATGGGCGCGGGCGGCGCCGCCTCGGTCGGGTTCGAGGACGCGGCGGCGCTgttcgaggaggaggaggccaccGTGGAGGAGGCCGCGGGGGCGTTCCGCGTCTTCGACCGCAACGGCGACGGGTTCGTCGACGCCGGAGAGCTCCGGAGCGTGCTGAGGTCGCTCGGGTTCACCGCCGGCGTCGCGGCCGCCGAATGCCAGCGCATGATCGACGCCTATGACGAGAACAAGGACGGCCGGATGGACTTCCAGGAGTTCCTCACCTTCATGGAGAGGAGCAGCTCGTGAAGTGGCCGCCGGCGTCCGATCACCGATGATTTGCTCAATTCGTTTGTTTGTTCGTTCGTTCTGCTTACTTGTCCTTTTTCCGGCCCGAATGGAGCCGAATGGTGCACCGTGCACACAATCTCGTGTGTATTTTAATCCGATTCTTTATACAATACATATGCTTTTGATGGGATTATGTATATTAGCCATGGAGCAAATATTTAGAATATTTTTATCAAATTATTTTTGGCATATCGGTCTTTTACGAGATGGTCTTTACTTAACTTGTACTATAATCTTTATGATATGAGTGAGACACATATTTCTTTTGGAAAAGGAGGACATCCCTGTCCTCTGCATGAGAAGGATGCATATTATCAtgcaaaaaataataatatagAATCTTTTCACCAAATTATATTTCTTGGATGAATCATATATCGGCACGGTTCTACCATTGCGTTCAACTTTTGCATTACATCAACTTTATAATGACACAAAGGCCGGGCCGGCTCGTCATTTCAGCAACTAATTTCTTGACGAATGTCATGTGTTCTTCATCGTATCACGATGTGAATAGTCTCTGCTTGAAACAGGAATATGTCAACAGTCAACTGCAAATGATGTATCACCACGTAGCGTTGACACTATCTACATGGCTGGAAGCCTAGAACCATCTTGTTTAATTCCGTTTTGGCTCGCTTGTTTAATTCTGTTTTGACTCGCTTAACGTCCTATGACATGTCCATGTTCGTGATGAATTACTCTCTTGTGGAAAAAGGGGATAAACATAGAAGAAAGTTTATGTGGAATAAGAATCGCATGGTTTGATGGACGAGGGTGTGTATAGATTCTACTAAAAAAGGAGGCTCGGGTGCGAAGAATATTGGAAAATAAAATATTGTTCTCCTTTTGAAATGGTGGTGAAAGCTTGAGGCTCGACCGGCGATCTGGCTGCGTATTAGTAAAGCCAAATATTGTAGACATAAAAAATTATCACATCGATAAAAACTAGGTTGTTGATTCCCGCTTGTATCACGAAATTAAAGATTTTTGTACGATTATTAGGCGTAGACTTCTCTTGCAGAAAGGCGATATTGCTATATTATGGGAATATGTTATCTTTTTTTGCGGGTCATGGAAATATGTTATCATTCACAATAAAAATAATTTGAATGAACATTATCCTGATCTTTATAATATTTGTCACAACCAGGAATAGAAATGTACTGTCGGTGATTTGGAAAATATAACCGTACTTTAGCTTTTCGTCGCATATTGTCTTGTCACCTGATTTACTTACGCGGTGTGGAGGGAGGCCGGGATGACAGATGAAGTTGCATCCATACCTAGAAATGATGATCCTGGTAAGATTTCCTAGTTCATGAACAAGAAAGGTGAGTTCACCACCAAGTCGATGTACCAGCGGCTGGGAAATTATGTTTCTGGTGCTAAAGATCAGGTTTTCTTATGATAGTTTCTTCAAAAGGTTGTGCTAACTAGAGAAGTTATGTTCCCAGCTAAAAGAAACTAGAGAAGTTATGAGGAAGGAAAATGGTCTGGTAATCCATTTGTTTGTTTTGTGATCAGATTCAAACTGCACAACACTTGTTCTTTATTTGTTCTGTTGCTAGAGTTGTCTGGCGAACAATAGGTTTGATATTTAGCACTGAGTGTTGTCCCAATAGTATTTGGCAATTCTATGCATGGTGTCATTTGTTTTTCCCGCCGGAGAGAAATTCTATATTGTGGGTTTGGTTAATATTTGTTGGGCCATCTGGCTCTCGCGCAATAATGCAATCTATGTGAAAACATTGATCAAGTCTCCATTTGAATTTGTCTTTCCCGCATGCTCTTTTTTTATTTTACTGTGTGGGTCTCTAGAAAGCTAACAACGCGTCGAAATTGAAGGAGATCGCAGAGATGCTCAAGATCAACGCCATCCACTTTTTATGCCTCTACCAAGGATCTATTCAAGGCACATCTTGCTAGTGGGGTCGCCGACCGATTGAGGCTCCCAAGATGGAGATGAAGCCGATTGTTTTGTTGATGATTCTATTTTGTTACTCGATATTGTGTCTGGCGGTCTTTGTGAAAATCCGGGGTTGTCTTTTGCTTGTCCTTCTGGATTCTTAGTCTAGGTTGAGTGATAACATGTTTTCGCCCCATAATGCACAGGCCAATTGTGGATGTGCGCAATGGATTTCTTGATGGTGCCTCGAACTCACTTCTTTCCATTTCCTGCCCCATGTACAAACTTTTTATATTTCTGTCATGTAAGGTAATGGAAATGGGAAAGCCCAATTAAAAATGGAGGTAAATCGAGGAAAATATTCAAATATTAGTTTTGAAATTGAGTTATATACAATAACTCGTTCCCATGAAAATAGAACTCGTCCACCACGGCACCTTTTTTTGTTTATAAAATTCTGGTCTCCTTTTTCATCGTATGACTAAAGTTGTTgccttctttttgttggcttatGCAGAACATATATGTACTACCTTTTGGTAATGGTGAAAATTCCAACAACCCAACGTATTTCCTTCAACAACATCCCACTCAACAAAtgaattgtctttgccgctctaTTTACATCGCACATAATTGAAATGAGTTTGGACTAAAACTTTATCCCACAATATCTATTGAAGCATGCTACGCGGGATATGGCATACCATACACATTGTCCCTCAATCCCTGTTCATGGACACAAGGCTATAATTTAAGATACAAATTTAAACATCAGGTGCTCCAATCTCCAAGTACAAACCTTCTCTCAGACAAATGGAACTTAGGATTAGCAGTGAAGTAAGTTGCAACGATTCCTCGGAAAAAGAAGTAAGTTGCAACGAGGTTGTCACACTGTAAAGCACTAGAACTTGCTGTTGAGGTTGCGGTATACTCAATTCTCCGAAGAAAGATTGGAGCCACGTCATACAATTAGCAACagccttgtatttctctttgtTTGCTTGAGACCTTGAGTGAGAAATTGAAGAAAACAAGGACGGCCGGATGGACTTCCAGGAGTTCCTCAACTTCATGGAGAGGAGCAGCTCGTGAAGTGGCGGCCGGCGTCCGATGACCGATGATTTGCTCAACTCGTTTGTTCGTTCATTTTGCTTGCTTGTCCTTTTTCCGGCCCGAATGGAGCCGAGTGGTGCACCGTGCGCACAATCTCGTGCGTATTCAATCCAATTCTTTATAGTACGATATATGCTTTTTAGCACTATATGATGAGATGGAGCAAATATGTAGAATCTTTACACTAAATCATTTTCCTTTGACGGGTTCTATCTTTAGCCATGGTTCTATTGTTGTAATCCAACTTTTGCCTTGCGTCAAATTTTAATGACATGGAGGCCGAGGCACTTCGTTGTTTCATCTAAGGGCATCAGCAGTGTATAGAGGCTGTGCTGCCTCTATCCTGGGCCCAGCAATGCTACATCTGCGTAATTTATTTACGTAATGTTACATTGAGGCTGATTTGGAGGACTATCGTTAGTCATTAGGGGCGCGCGGGCTCACCTTGAAATCAGGGGGAAGTTTTGATTGGTGGAGAAAGAAAAGTACGTAAGATTAACTAGGATTcatacgtaggtgtagcattttTTATCCTGGGCCCCACTTCCAGCCTCTAATCAGATCTAAAAACCACGTAGTGTGTAGCATCACATGTTGACTCTAAGGAATGGACCCAAAATAGAATAAACAATGAAGAATGCGTTGATCAGTTTGTATGGCCTAGCCACGGCCATACACTGACTAGTAGGACCATGTCGTTGTTTAATCCTTGGAGGTAGCCTCCAAGGCTTGTGTCGATGCCAAGCTTAAAAAACTTAGAGGCAATGTCTGCGGTGTGTAGAGGCGGGCTTCAAGCCTTTAGAGGCAGCTATAGAGGCTGAAAGCCATTACATTGTGGATGCTCTAAGGCTAACTCCAACGCGCCGACCTACTTGGTCCATGTACATCTGTTTGCTACAACCATTTGAGAATTCGGCCAGTGACTGAGCACGTCTACCAATCCTAAGTCATGAATGAACGGTGGTAGGATGAACTATGAACTACAGATGAACACAAAAAACTACCCAGATTTGGGCCACCTTCTtagtgtaataccctactcctgcctTGTTTCTTATTGCAATGGTAGAAAGCTACAATGTGTGTTTGTTACAAGATGAAAAGGTCGACTCTCGGTGAGGCTTCGGCCTCCCCTATATATATTGTCAATGGACGACCTGCCCAAGGCCTCTATTGGTCGAATATACATTGGAATAGGCTGGTCTAGCTTGTACTGGTGGCATGGTTGCCCATGGCACGCTTGTACGAATGATGATGACGTCCTCCCGGGGTAGTGTGTTACCCCCCGATACTTACCCGCCTCCTTGGGTATACGTTGGGTGGCAGCGAGGTACTGCCACTGTAACAATTTTGGCAGTGGGTGAATCTTACTGTAGCCGTTGAGGATGACTTCGTCCACATGGGTCCTGCCGGAGCCCATGCGCAAGGGCTAGTCATTCAACCTTTGTCCCTTCTCTGACGCAGGCAGCAATGTTCCTTGGTACGGGCCATTGCGCGGCCTCCAAAGTCAAGGCCCACTTCTCCCGAACGGGCATGTGGTGTGTCAATGCGGCCTCCCGGGAAGATATCGCGAAAGGCTCCCCTGGGTTAGTCTATTTCCATGTCTCATACTGTCCCCCGATGACCCAGGTCATGGTCCAACGGGTGCATCAGGGTCTTCAAAAGATATTCCCCTCGATGGAGAAATATCCATGCCTTCATCGTCAAGGTTCCTCTTACCAGATTAGTAATACCCTGGTTTTACttatgccgacagtagcccccgggcccgtTACCCGTCTTAGCGGCTGCTCGGCCCGAGACGGGGGATGGGGCCCTGCCGCTCCAAAGCCTTGACGCATGGCGGCCGGCCACTCATGAAGAGACCGGGTGTTGAAGACTTTTTCTATATTGCACTGAAGGATGGCTTGACGTGCGTTTTTGTCAGACCATAGGAGCGCCTTGATTACCACCCACGCTCGCGGCGCGTCCTTGGGAAGCGAAGAATGTGGGCAGTAATTGCCGAGAGGCAGGTGGTTTCCCTTCCGTTTGCCCCTTGGTTTATAAAGGTGAGGTGCTAGAGCATTATTAGCTTGTTTTGTCGTCCTTGCCCCCAACCATTATCTTCGCCATCGCCACAACTCTTCTACTTTTTCTCGCATCTGCCCCCATCCAGGATCTTTTTCCATGGAGTCTCATAGATCCAAGCCCACCGTGGATAAGGGGAAGAAGAGCAAGGAGGCGATGGTGCCGCAACCGCTGGAGCCGCCCCTGCACGAGTCGGCGTATGCGGATGCCGATAGCGAAGGATCTTCACTTCTTGGTCGGTGGTCATAGGCGTGAGTGGGGGCGCATGAAGCCGATGTCGGCAGGCAACCAAGGAGTAGATGCGAAGGTGGTTCCCATCTTTGTCAATTTCCTTGTCGCCGGTCTGGTGCCTCATTACTCTGACTTCTTCTTTGCGGTTCTGGAGCACCGTGGGCTTCATATGCTGCATCTCCATCCAAACGCGGTGTCGGTCTTGGCCATCTTCGCCCATTTTTGTGAGGGCTTTGTCGGAGTGCGACCGTCGCTGGAGCTTTTCCGGCATTTCTACTCCTCCCGCCTGAACTCCATGAACAGACAGATCTCTGGATGTGTGACCTTCCGCCTCGCAGTGAAGAAGGCGGATATGAGTTATATCCCGGTGAATTTGTACTCTCATGTGAGAGAGTGGCACCGGAACTGGCTGCCGGTCAAGACTCTGCGTGGCTCCCCTTTGCTACGTGAACTAGAGTCTCCCCCGCCTGTGATTAAGCGCCCTGGACGGACAAGTTGTGTTGGCAAGGCCTTCGACCCAGTTCACCAATGCGTTAAGTTGTTTGCGGTGTGGGGTTTGGATGGTCGTATGGTGGCGAGCAGTTTCGCTCGCCATTGGATTTCCTCTCTTCAGTTCCGGAAGGAGCCGACCTGGATGCTCGCGGGGAAGGTGGACGGCCAACGCTTACACTGAGATGCCCTCCCGGGTGAG
Protein-coding sequences here:
- the LOC125509514 gene encoding calmodulin-like protein 2 yields the protein MDMEMTSSSAPAASYFNFSVAQAVVTISINVVLVWLSALVKSSTSSSSSASRRSAAPAPEPEPAQPAPASGASEVDLDVVLGVMGAGGAASVGFEDAAALFEEEEATVEEAAGAFRVFDRNGDGFVDAGELRSVLRSLGFTAGVAAAECQRMIDAYDENKDGRMDFQEFLTFMERSSS